In one Mycoplasmopsis canis PG 14 genomic region, the following are encoded:
- a CDS encoding carbohydrate ABC transporter permease, with translation MFELKLKLQKLLIAKKLRRNQETVSSQVTEKNLINVVASVLLKLFLLSFFGLVIIFPFIFMINISLMTDDEAEGLKRTFQFASDFTLGKTYFVQTDPNSTGGFEIKPWAEVVQNTYDRAISSGYWQSLMVTSVNVLLSVFFKIFITFLMGYAFSLRNWRFKGLIWFLALALLVLPEVALLSGQYTVVVKTNLRSSLFTVLLAMVLPFSASIFNTVMYKNAFEAIPGRIKEVSLVDGAGGMKYLFKVAFPMVVPTTLTIVILTALASWNAYLWPSIVNSDNKDWQLISVWLFKAGLDERDVTAGANVQLNIRMAAAIIVILPMFIIYLLFRKRIMNAISRQGSTIKG, from the coding sequence ATGTTTGAGTTAAAGTTAAAGCTACAAAAACTTCTAATAGCTAAGAAGCTTAGAAGAAATCAAGAAACAGTTTCATCTCAAGTAACTGAAAAGAACCTAATAAATGTTGTAGCTAGTGTTTTATTAAAATTATTTTTACTTTCATTTTTTGGATTAGTTATTATTTTTCCTTTTATCTTCATGATTAATATTTCGTTAATGACAGATGATGAAGCTGAAGGGTTGAAAAGAACTTTCCAATTCGCATCAGATTTCACTTTAGGTAAAACTTATTTCGTTCAAACTGACCCAAATTCTACTGGAGGTTTTGAAATTAAACCTTGAGCAGAAGTTGTTCAAAATACATATGATAGAGCCATTAGTTCAGGTTATTGACAATCATTAATGGTTACTTCAGTTAATGTTTTACTTTCAGTTTTCTTTAAAATATTTATTACTTTCTTGATGGGATATGCATTTTCATTAAGAAATTGACGTTTTAAAGGTCTTATATGATTTTTAGCTTTAGCATTACTTGTATTACCAGAAGTTGCCTTACTTTCTGGGCAATATACAGTTGTGGTTAAAACAAACTTAAGATCTTCATTGTTTACTGTTTTATTAGCTATGGTTCTACCATTCTCAGCAAGTATTTTCAATACAGTTATGTATAAAAATGCTTTTGAAGCTATTCCTGGTAGAATTAAAGAAGTTTCATTAGTTGATGGAGCCGGAGGGATGAAATACTTATTTAAAGTTGCTTTTCCTATGGTTGTTCCAACAACACTAACAATAGTTATTCTTACAGCCCTAGCCTCATGAAATGCTTACTTATGACCTTCAATTGTTAATAGCGATAACAAAGATTGACAATTAATTTCTGTTTGATTATTCAAAGCTGGTTTAGACGAAAGAGATGTAACTGCCGGAGCTAATGTTCAATTAAATATAAGAATGGCTGCAGCTATTATTGTTATTTTACCTATGTTTATTATTTACTTATTATTTAGAAAAAGAATTATGAATGCAATTAGTAGACAAGGATCTACAATTAAAGGATAG
- a CDS encoding carbohydrate ABC transporter permease — protein MNSLNNKLHLFISRNLPFLLNWSLKSQSRKKAALSHSILDRRTPLWMPLLFLLPGAILIFMFTIVPLFLNLKESLFNSEGQLSLDNYISTFTDPRFAVGVRNSFIYGLAVLPFVMAISLTISSVIAKLHRKWAKGFWQTVFFLPYITNAVAVSTAFIQLFSSNGLLNLVLGSKTPWLETSDQFTFNALLAMFINGIWSGLAFNILIFTTAMLGVDKNLYKSASIDGCGEIKQFFKITLPSIKGTINFLITLGIIGGLKVFPLALFNNKPENAFAYGGGTLMLYVYLVTKNGNFALAGASAISLFIIGVSYSSVIRGGFFMVQLALNNLGERNVWVKVKATKTSNS, from the coding sequence ATGAATTCTCTGAATAATAAATTACACTTATTCATTTCTAGAAATTTACCTTTTTTACTTAATTGATCATTAAAAAGTCAATCAAGAAAAAAAGCTGCATTATCACATTCCATTTTAGATAGAAGAACACCTCTTTGAATGCCTTTATTATTCCTGTTACCAGGTGCAATTCTTATATTTATGTTTACAATTGTTCCATTGTTCTTGAATTTAAAAGAGTCTTTATTTAACTCAGAAGGTCAATTATCATTGGACAATTACATTAGTACTTTTACCGATCCTAGATTTGCTGTCGGAGTCAGAAACTCATTCATATATGGTCTAGCTGTTTTACCATTTGTTATGGCAATTTCGTTAACTATTTCATCTGTTATAGCTAAATTACATAGAAAATGAGCTAAAGGATTTTGACAAACAGTATTCTTTTTACCTTATATAACAAATGCTGTTGCTGTTTCTACAGCTTTCATCCAATTATTTAGCTCAAATGGACTTTTAAACCTTGTATTAGGTTCAAAAACCCCATGATTAGAAACGAGTGATCAATTTACTTTTAATGCTTTACTTGCAATGTTCATCAACGGAATTTGAAGCGGTCTAGCGTTCAATATTTTAATTTTTACAACAGCAATGCTTGGTGTTGATAAAAACTTATACAAATCTGCATCAATTGATGGTTGCGGAGAAATTAAACAATTTTTCAAAATAACATTACCATCTATTAAAGGAACAATTAACTTTTTAATTACTCTTGGGATAATAGGTGGATTAAAAGTTTTCCCATTAGCATTATTTAACAATAAACCTGAAAATGCTTTTGCTTATGGTGGTGGAACATTAATGTTATATGTTTATTTAGTTACAAAGAATGGTAATTTTGCTCTTGCTGGTGCATCAGCTATTTCATTATTTATTATTGGAGTAAGCTACTCATCAGTTATAAGAGGAGGGTTCTTTATGGTTCAATTAGCATTAAATAATTTAGGAGAAAGAAATGTTTGAGTTAAAGTTAAAGCTACAAAAACTTCTAATAGCTAA
- a CDS encoding ATP-binding cassette domain-containing protein, which translates to MIILKKLINKLKESSVKVDELSLKKINQYFDEFNVASQEEVPAIELKNLNIDFGETLAVDNVSFKIPEGKLVTLLGPSGSGKTTTLNAIAGLLTVTSGKILFKGKDVTDFTPQKRKIGFVFQNYALYPHLSVYANIAFPLKNDYNWQFKTFLKREKARNEIRIMYLEKLGATKEEISELRSAFSKWELISEDLPHKLNKEYARLVDSYEKAHTEFKLAGVHETSKISLLTKNVLKTNEKLRKDSKEKLARITEKYNSDLKNNLLRANLKEAEILKNVPSKFIKYESLAHEKISERTTELNSFAAELMSIDLDDLVLKDRKLVVKLEEKVLKLLTRYKFIEKQKEIIEEYAILKKEKQAAYNLAKKEFSNTLKSDKEYNELKKDALTLPLIAKKHFYTLVSSFENKYKLKETLQKERKGEIPSVLNEDEKVKLKELSRDNISLKKAIHNEVMEVANRVEIVKILQKKPTRLSGGQQQRVSIARAIVKKPEILLMDEPLSNLDAKLRISTRQWIREIQQSLGITTVFVTHDQEEAMSISDIIVCMSTAKVQQLGSPLELYNKPKNQFVARFLGMPEMGLFPSELKDGKLFVAGFEMKNVSLPEKSNSSLNVGVRSEDYIIKKSTDKYMFKGEVIVQENFGKESKLVVKIENVGRINFLLDNSENYKVGDSIYFDLPIHKLHIFDAASEERISYEFSE; encoded by the coding sequence ATGATAATCTTAAAAAAACTTATTAACAAGTTAAAAGAAAGTTCTGTTAAAGTTGATGAATTATCACTTAAAAAGATTAATCAATACTTTGATGAATTTAATGTAGCAAGCCAAGAAGAGGTTCCTGCGATTGAATTAAAAAACTTGAATATTGATTTTGGTGAAACATTAGCTGTTGACAATGTTAGTTTTAAAATACCTGAAGGAAAATTAGTAACTCTTTTAGGTCCTTCAGGTTCAGGAAAAACAACAACATTAAATGCTATTGCAGGTCTTTTAACTGTGACATCAGGTAAAATCCTATTTAAAGGAAAAGATGTAACGGACTTTACACCTCAAAAAAGAAAAATTGGTTTTGTTTTTCAAAACTATGCATTATACCCACATTTAAGTGTTTATGCGAACATTGCTTTCCCTTTAAAAAATGATTACAATTGACAATTTAAAACATTCTTAAAAAGAGAAAAAGCAAGAAATGAAATTAGAATTATGTATCTAGAGAAGTTGGGCGCTACTAAAGAGGAAATATCTGAATTAAGAAGCGCATTTTCAAAGTGAGAATTAATTTCAGAAGATTTACCGCACAAATTAAATAAAGAATATGCTCGTTTGGTTGATTCATACGAAAAAGCTCATACCGAATTTAAACTAGCTGGTGTACATGAAACTTCAAAAATATCACTTTTAACAAAAAATGTTCTAAAAACAAATGAAAAACTTCGTAAAGATTCCAAAGAAAAGTTGGCAAGAATTACTGAAAAATACAATTCAGACCTTAAGAATAATCTTTTAAGAGCTAACTTAAAAGAAGCTGAAATATTGAAAAATGTACCATCTAAATTTATTAAATATGAATCATTAGCGCATGAAAAAATTTCCGAAAGAACAACCGAATTAAATTCTTTTGCCGCAGAGTTAATGAGCATCGATTTAGATGATCTTGTATTGAAAGATAGAAAATTAGTTGTTAAACTAGAAGAAAAAGTTTTAAAACTTTTAACAAGATATAAATTTATTGAAAAACAAAAAGAAATTATTGAAGAATACGCAATTTTAAAGAAAGAAAAACAAGCTGCTTATAACTTAGCTAAAAAAGAATTTAGCAATACACTAAAATCTGATAAGGAATACAATGAACTTAAAAAGGATGCATTGACATTACCTTTAATTGCTAAAAAACACTTTTACACTCTTGTTTCTTCATTTGAAAATAAATATAAATTAAAAGAAACACTTCAAAAAGAGCGTAAAGGCGAAATTCCTTCAGTTTTAAATGAAGATGAAAAGGTTAAATTAAAAGAATTATCAAGAGACAATATCTCACTTAAAAAAGCAATTCACAATGAAGTTATGGAAGTTGCTAATCGTGTTGAAATTGTAAAAATTCTCCAAAAGAAACCAACAAGACTTTCAGGTGGGCAACAGCAACGTGTTTCAATAGCAAGAGCTATTGTTAAAAAACCAGAAATTCTTTTAATGGACGAGCCTTTATCAAACTTAGATGCTAAATTACGTATCTCAACTCGTCAATGAATAAGAGAAATCCAACAATCATTAGGTATAACAACTGTTTTTGTTACTCACGATCAAGAGGAAGCTATGTCTATTTCTGACATTATTGTTTGTATGTCAACTGCTAAAGTTCAACAACTTGGTTCACCTCTTGAACTATACAATAAACCTAAGAATCAATTTGTTGCTCGTTTCTTAGGTATGCCAGAAATGGGGTTATTCCCTTCAGAACTAAAAGATGGTAAATTGTTTGTTGCTGGTTTTGAAATGAAAAATGTTTCATTACCAGAAAAATCAAACTCTTCATTAAATGTAGGGGTTCGTTCAGAAGACTACATTATTAAGAAATCAACTGATAAATATATGTTCAAGGGTGAAGTTATCGTACAAGAAAACTTTGGTAAAGAAAGTAAACTTGTCGTAAAAATTGAAAATGTTGGACGTATTAACTTCTTACTAGATAATTCTGAAAATTATAAAGTAGGTGATTCAATTTACTTTGATTTACCAATTCATAAATTACATATTTTTGATGCAGCTTCTGAAGAAAGAATTTCATATGAATTCTCTGAATAA
- a CDS encoding thermonuclease family protein, giving the protein MKIKNKLFVLSAISLIPLTSIVASCSNDQVRITNKKEKNVEEFKVSSFVEENSKKSILSVNISNSNITKNDDGTYGLWTKGIKSDSVKKDKFNKAISYVVDLINEHINNVYLKDIKLPAKKGNKIFVDVKQISGAPKEIYIKINNKDVQLNLSSYNKTINYGKLGEKGQNKTEQEAAQKIENISVLYSITYKPFYKSKNLLGLDNININIKDEVKLNPLLKDLTINSSPNNFKPTNISFENETIKKASFRAKIESVSDGDTFSIIALESKTLKGGVTIEEGKSYKVRLSGIDTPEKGVGNGSKYVSASPFEYSFAIHATNFAKKVIDNEKYKNDVMIGFVSGKDSYDRITADVFFGENYKYSYISEIVRSGHTLPYSNDIWKLKLQEKDTTSYEYNLYPFIADAFEEAIKNNRGLFNYFDYPGDVSSFVYLIKSNNKWSPFYWERTSNEEIVRDYLKK; this is encoded by the coding sequence ATGAAAATCAAGAATAAACTTTTTGTTTTAAGTGCTATATCTTTAATACCACTAACAAGTATTGTTGCTTCATGTTCTAATGATCAAGTTAGAATTACAAATAAAAAAGAAAAGAATGTTGAGGAATTTAAGGTTTCTAGTTTTGTTGAAGAAAATTCGAAGAAATCAATTCTATCTGTAAATATTAGTAATTCAAATATAACAAAAAATGATGACGGAACCTACGGACTATGAACAAAAGGAATTAAAAGTGATTCTGTTAAAAAAGATAAATTTAATAAAGCAATTTCATATGTAGTTGATTTGATAAATGAGCATATTAATAATGTTTACTTAAAAGACATAAAACTACCTGCCAAAAAAGGTAATAAAATTTTTGTCGATGTAAAACAAATTAGTGGTGCCCCTAAAGAAATTTACATTAAGATAAATAATAAAGATGTTCAGCTTAATTTATCTAGTTATAATAAAACAATTAATTATGGAAAACTAGGAGAAAAAGGTCAAAATAAAACTGAACAAGAAGCTGCACAAAAAATTGAGAATATTTCAGTTTTATATTCAATAACATATAAACCCTTCTACAAGAGTAAAAATTTACTAGGTTTAGATAATATAAATATAAATATTAAAGATGAAGTTAAGTTAAATCCACTATTAAAAGATTTGACTATAAATTCTAGCCCAAATAATTTTAAACCTACAAACATTTCTTTCGAAAACGAAACTATAAAGAAAGCATCATTTAGGGCTAAAATTGAATCAGTTTCTGATGGAGATACATTTTCGATTATTGCATTAGAAAGTAAGACTTTAAAAGGAGGAGTTACTATAGAAGAAGGTAAATCATATAAAGTAAGACTTTCTGGTATTGATACTCCTGAAAAAGGGGTTGGTAACGGATCTAAATATGTATCAGCATCTCCTTTCGAATATTCATTTGCTATTCATGCAACAAACTTTGCAAAGAAAGTAATAGATAACGAAAAATATAAAAACGATGTCATGATAGGCTTTGTAAGTGGTAAAGATTCCTATGATAGAATAACAGCTGATGTATTTTTTGGAGAAAACTATAAATATTCTTATATATCAGAAATTGTTAGATCTGGTCACACTTTACCATATAGCAATGATATTTGAAAATTAAAATTACAAGAAAAAGATACTACTTCATATGAATATAATTTATATCCTTTTATTGCGGATGCTTTCGAAGAGGCAATAAAAAATAATAGAGGATTATTCAATTATTTTGATTACCCAGGTGATGTATCATCTTTTGTTTATTTAATAAAAAGTAATAACAAATGAAGTCCTTTTTATTGAGAAAGAACAAGTAATGAAGAAATTGTAAGAGATTACCTTAAAAAATAA
- a CDS encoding P68 family surface lipoprotein has product MSNKLKKYLLGVGGSLISASALMATVACGTGESDSVSTVDDLESRKDDLNAYINFAVEDDKVSLKASVEAATTPEDLEALEEKIKESVDKNNPGYFERLKSSKSTNRKFAQKVKNEIILATTFSETGAQAKALESVLKAYNALVDEMLKVKESNMTDAEKAVKYKELGISPLAKKVKHQVIGSGYPAGAEKVRLALSSGDKDNFFNIILNYSTVAAKLAERTVNSNGELEPGMLLSFNSLDKDLDVDTSLFDSGFSAVNNEIENVESDSTYVLPLFKSTQVLAINAPVLGYILDTMKQNGVVFADDSKEFFEEIISAGSADRSSVQALWGEKVASYETVLSEYKKEGFKLSKSVFDSYDELVKFSTIAQLLFQNSTTGVESPVHVFGIDDMTGVYEQALFSALDGNKSNMLQSVSKNNGKTVVDFNAIKNTTGAAYIKSQEIFSTFTSAFEKGAVYAFPSGQYSSNDQTKHKFAFSIGSTAGYFHNFKKGNSSVITVSANGYEYDLNNFSGANEFKEKGKTQNAIAYVGGRANAIMGFEQSEKAGQYDYYAKTKEDEDKIKTLFALENKNQTLNLFFEAEKAKSGKLAEYIKFLDSKASTLSFEKYSIIKKSDSKEYVVYAFKNVLKPNKLEFVNDQFSEHNVKVLKDTNLLNESELISIPTPGKWKSDSAKKVLFAQGPSLIGIKSNDEDEAATKAFVKWLVTSEKEISISETKKSIPLVEVQKAASYISALKGISEKTDTEAAKIYGQNKYLKIAYEEFAKTSKDENYIVFEEPAGSGSDSFRKNIGTAWETVQSGYVNKTETKKSFADFVKDMTQGIKG; this is encoded by the coding sequence ATGTCAAATAAACTTAAAAAATATTTATTAGGTGTTGGTGGAAGTTTAATTTCTGCATCAGCACTAATGGCTACAGTAGCGTGTGGAACAGGTGAAAGTGATAGCGTTTCAACAGTTGATGATCTTGAATCACGTAAAGACGATTTGAACGCATACATTAACTTTGCTGTAGAAGATGATAAAGTATCTTTAAAAGCTAGTGTTGAAGCAGCTACAACACCAGAAGATTTAGAAGCTTTGGAAGAAAAAATTAAAGAATCTGTTGATAAAAATAACCCAGGTTACTTCGAGAGATTAAAATCTTCTAAATCAACAAATAGAAAATTTGCTCAAAAAGTAAAAAATGAAATTATATTAGCTACAACATTTTCAGAAACTGGTGCTCAAGCTAAGGCTCTTGAAAGTGTTTTAAAAGCCTATAATGCATTAGTTGATGAAATGTTAAAAGTAAAAGAATCAAATATGACAGACGCTGAAAAAGCTGTTAAATATAAAGAGCTTGGTATTTCGCCATTAGCTAAAAAAGTTAAACACCAAGTTATTGGTTCAGGTTATCCAGCAGGTGCTGAAAAAGTAAGATTAGCACTTTCATCAGGTGACAAAGATAATTTCTTTAATATTATTCTAAACTATTCAACAGTAGCTGCTAAATTAGCTGAGAGAACAGTGAATTCAAATGGTGAATTAGAGCCAGGAATGTTACTAAGTTTTAACTCACTAGATAAGGATTTAGATGTTGATACATCATTATTTGATAGTGGTTTTTCAGCGGTAAATAACGAAATCGAGAATGTTGAATCAGATTCAACTTATGTATTACCTTTATTTAAGAGTACACAAGTTCTTGCTATTAACGCGCCTGTATTAGGATACATTTTAGATACAATGAAACAAAATGGAGTTGTGTTTGCTGATGATTCAAAAGAGTTTTTTGAAGAAATTATAAGTGCAGGTTCTGCAGATAGATCGAGTGTTCAAGCATTATGGGGAGAAAAAGTAGCTTCTTATGAAACTGTTTTATCTGAATATAAAAAAGAAGGATTTAAATTATCAAAAAGCGTTTTCGATTCATATGATGAATTAGTTAAATTTTCAACAATTGCACAATTATTATTCCAAAACTCAACTACCGGTGTAGAATCACCAGTTCATGTATTTGGTATTGATGATATGACGGGAGTTTACGAACAAGCATTATTCTCTGCTTTAGACGGAAATAAATCAAACATGCTTCAATCTGTTTCTAAAAATAATGGTAAAACAGTAGTTGATTTTAATGCTATTAAAAACACTACTGGTGCTGCTTATATAAAATCACAAGAAATTTTTAGCACATTTACTTCTGCATTTGAAAAAGGTGCAGTATATGCTTTCCCTTCTGGACAATATTCTTCTAACGATCAAACAAAACATAAATTTGCATTTTCAATTGGTTCAACAGCCGGGTATTTCCATAATTTCAAAAAAGGGAATTCATCTGTCATAACAGTATCAGCTAATGGGTATGAATATGATTTAAATAATTTTTCAGGTGCAAATGAATTTAAAGAAAAAGGTAAAACTCAAAACGCAATAGCTTATGTTGGGGGAAGAGCAAATGCTATTATGGGATTTGAACAATCTGAAAAAGCAGGACAATACGATTACTATGCTAAAACAAAAGAAGATGAAGATAAAATAAAAACTTTATTTGCGTTAGAAAACAAAAATCAAACCCTTAATTTATTTTTTGAAGCTGAAAAAGCAAAAAGCGGAAAACTAGCCGAATATATTAAATTTTTAGATTCAAAAGCATCTACACTATCATTTGAAAAATATAGTATTATTAAAAAATCAGATAGTAAGGAATATGTTGTTTATGCATTTAAAAATGTATTAAAACCTAATAAATTAGAATTTGTTAACGATCAATTTTCAGAACATAATGTAAAAGTTCTTAAAGATACAAATCTTTTAAATGAATCAGAATTAATTTCAATACCTACTCCAGGCAAATGAAAATCAGATAGCGCTAAAAAAGTTTTATTTGCACAAGGGCCTTCTTTAATAGGAATTAAATCTAACGACGAAGATGAAGCTGCTACAAAAGCATTTGTAAAGTGATTAGTAACATCTGAAAAAGAAATTTCAATTTCAGAAACCAAAAAAAGTATACCATTAGTTGAAGTGCAAAAAGCTGCTAGTTATATATCTGCCCTTAAAGGAATTAGCGAAAAAACAGATACAGAAGCCGCAAAAATTTATGGACAAAATAAATACTTAAAAATTGCATATGAAGAATTTGCCAAAACTTCTAAAGATGAAAACTATATTGTTTTTGAAGAACCTGCTGGAAGCGGTTCAGATTCATTTAGAAAAAATATCGGTACTGCATGGGAAACAGTTCAATCAGGTTATGTAAACAAAACTGAAACTAAGAAGAGTTTTGCTGATTTTGTGAAAGATATGACACAAGGTATTAAAGGATAA
- a CDS encoding DDE-type integrase/transposase/recombinase, with product MKITHNLFKYKNLTKFEIKKQQSLKLIAENIEKSLSYLSLITNLSLSTVKRYKKVIKSKKEIVVSHKNKYHQRNYKITDAEIELVFKNYLETCQFILNRDLTNNQLSIKTYFNSEYGSFIREKISYKTLVKRFNQLGLFNIHTTKRGRRVARLSKKKTSEDITLILKNYYQQIKQNEKQRQVLNLKKNLKFGEIVEIDAQLEPYLKNDKPLYLYHAIDVATGTLLAAWFEEQETTLGYQRLLEIVFKKYGFPKKIYTDKRRSFWGSENTQTVFEKVLNKKGIEVLSSSNPKHKPHVERSFRTSLDQYPLLIHENGYKNIDDLKKNNEVFQNYYNIRNKKIISKQNVFQKEGKKNGNWAVDLEINRKVLNGVVRYQGKNYAAFDMYNKRIIFPYNSDVLLVHSSDDNLYFKYNDKKYFAKEPNGKYLSLTEMWALEKGLDYSIPAVGKLAFIYNKTNSFFKTLELYISKFNSISVNAQDSNLEANKIMSEYLSILRALHRSINDDIRIDA from the coding sequence ATGAAAATAACACACAACTTATTTAAGTATAAAAATTTAACAAAATTTGAAATAAAAAAACAACAATCTTTAAAATTGATTGCTGAAAATATCGAAAAATCTTTATCTTATCTTAGCTTGATTACAAACCTTAGTTTATCAACTGTAAAAAGATATAAAAAAGTTATTAAAAGCAAAAAAGAAATTGTTGTCTCACATAAAAATAAATATCATCAAAGAAATTACAAAATAACTGATGCAGAAATAGAATTAGTCTTTAAAAATTATTTAGAAACATGTCAGTTTATTTTGAATAGAGATCTAACAAATAATCAACTTTCAATTAAAACATACTTCAATTCTGAGTATGGTTCTTTTATAAGAGAAAAAATTTCTTACAAAACTTTAGTTAAGAGATTTAATCAATTAGGTTTATTTAATATACATACAACCAAGAGAGGAAGAAGGGTTGCAAGATTATCAAAGAAAAAAACCTCAGAAGATATAACATTGATATTAAAAAATTATTATCAACAGATTAAACAAAACGAAAAACAAAGACAAGTTTTAAATCTAAAGAAAAATCTAAAATTCGGCGAAATTGTTGAGATTGATGCACAACTTGAACCATACTTGAAAAATGATAAACCATTATATCTTTATCATGCAATAGATGTAGCAACAGGAACATTGTTAGCAGCATGATTCGAAGAACAAGAAACAACATTAGGATATCAAAGACTACTAGAAATTGTATTTAAAAAGTATGGATTCCCAAAGAAAATCTATACTGATAAAAGAAGAAGTTTTTGAGGAAGCGAAAACACACAAACAGTCTTTGAAAAAGTTTTAAATAAAAAGGGAATAGAAGTACTAAGTTCATCAAATCCAAAACATAAACCACATGTTGAAAGATCTTTTAGGACATCACTAGACCAATATCCGTTACTTATTCACGAAAACGGATATAAAAATATTGATGATTTGAAGAAAAATAATGAAGTATTTCAAAATTATTACAATATCAGGAATAAAAAAATAATTTCTAAACAAAATGTTTTTCAAAAAGAGGGAAAGAAAAACGGCAATTGAGCCGTTGATTTAGAGATTAATAGAAAAGTTTTAAATGGTGTTGTTAGATACCAAGGTAAAAATTACGCAGCCTTTGATATGTATAACAAAAGAATTATCTTCCCTTATAATTCTGACGTTTTATTAGTGCATTCTTCGGATGATAATTTGTATTTTAAATATAATGATAAAAAATACTTTGCTAAGGAACCTAACGGAAAATATCTAAGTTTAACAGAAATGTGAGCTTTAGAGAAAGGATTAGATTACTCTATTCCAGCCGTAGGGAAACTAGCATTTATCTATAATAAAACAAATTCATTTTTTAAAACTCTTGAATTATATATCTCAAAATTTAATAGTATTTCCGTGAATGCGCAAGATAGTAATCTTGAAGCTAATAAAATCATGTCCGAATACTTAAGCATACTCCGAGCATTGCACAGAAGCATCAATGATGATATAAGAATTGATGCATAA